TTTTAGGCACAAATCACAAGGataaagatttattttattaaaaacctGTACCAACCCATCATGAGCTTCAGGGAGAACACCAAGGCTTCTTCACCAATCTCCGTTGAGGCATAAGGGACCCATGTTGGCCTCAAGGCATTACTGCTTACATTTTGAAGCCTGTGGTTCATTAAGGGACCCATTAAATGGTCTCCCAGTTGCACGGGAGGCAGTGAAAGGCACAGAGGTCACTTACCTTTGATAGTGGCACTGAACACCAACAACTGCACCCTCAGTCCGGGTAATCGCAGTACTTGCAAGAGCCTCAGGGGTGTAGGTAAGAGAAAAGGTGTAGACAAGCTCATCCTCATTCATCTGGAAGAGATTGAAGTAGTTAAAACAAAAGGGTTCCTCACAAAGATGATTGGGTGAACCATTAACCTTTAAGACAGGTTTGTACCAGATGCCCTGGCATTACAAAGACAACAGCCATGTGAACTGACACTCTTTGAGGATTTTGGAGATCCTCAACTAGAACAAACTGATTACGATTTAGGAGTTCTTACCATCTGCACGCTGTTGCAGTCCTGTAACTCATACTCAAAGATGAGCACCTTAGACTGAGAGTCCTGACCAACAACAGGACATCCACCTAAAGACAGACCAGTTGGCTGGATCAAATGACCATTGCTAAACAAGTCCTGCTGGACCTCTACAAGGACCCGGTTCTCTCCACATTGAACCGCTACGCTGCTGGGAGTCACGGGTTGCCTCAACTGGAAGTTCACCGCCAACTCACTCTGCACCTCGGGAACGACAGGATACTTCCAATCCAAAGGCTTCACTGGACCCTGCAACAGCTGCTTCTCCTGAAGGCCAAAAGGGTCCTGTGCAAGGCCTCTGGAGGCAGAACCCAAAGGACTCTGAGCAACTTTCAAAGGGTTCCAGAGCCCTGGAGGAGAAAGGGCAGGACCTCTGGAAGCTGGATCGGATTTTGGCCCCATGCTTCTTGGACTTTGACTGTAGCTCAAACTTCCCCATGCATCAGGCAGATCAAATGCAACAATCACAGCCACCACTAAGACACCTTTTAGAACCTCCATCCTAGCAAACTTTAACACAAATGCCACAACACGCACCAGTGCTTGGCTTTGCCATTTTGTACATCTTTGAATGAAGGTGTCACCTCCccttttagtttaattgattacCTTTGATTCTGCTCTGGACCTGTAGAGTTTATGCATCTCTGGGATCCACAGCTCTGCCAAGTGAAACTCTGCACTTTGGTATGGCTGCGTTTACActggcacaaaaaataaaaaatctgggcccgtatttatcaagcttctcaaagtgctattttagtcttaagtgctgagaattcatgacatttactcctactttcaaacttaagtataaaagcaagttatcaaatttcttaaagctaagaatctctcttactctcccagttatttaagacagctcgagaggtctctcaagtggttaggagttgccagtaggggcttgtgaTGGCGCTATGGAGACAGAGACGTGCGCAAATCTTTCAATAGAGGAAGAAAGTGTTCGAAATGTTTGACGACAAATAGTTCATCAAACAGTATCGTTTAGACAGAGCagacatcatctttttcagcactggttaatgttgggttttataaaaaaaataaaaataaaaataaaaacactgttcgagtaattcagcaagcagtagcgaTCGTTTCTCTCTCCTGCCATgtcggttttcttttggaatccatggtggctgattatatatataaaaaaatctaggctatatatGGGCAATTTAACAGCACGCCAGTTTAAAGACAATGAATTAcatggatgaaaacatgtttatctttcatttaaaatgtgtatattataatgtattctcttgaaaactctttattgtcaaatgtgtattgaatgtaaactcctcttaggaatttcaccattcaatgtgaatttatctttatattcttaaataaggacatctattcagtatttgtggcacagcaaagtgtcgtaaATCCACACTAAGACTAGCAtttaagatttagtcctacactttacttaaagtatgattgggacgcttgataactaacttttaagcgcagctttgagccaagaattgttttactcttaagtcaattcttagcagtgttcttgtgagtaattctaagatgtttgataaatacgggcccagatTCCCCCCGACCTACTGTTATTATCCAGTCTATCTGTTCTGTCAGATTGAGCTGCAAACATCAATGACAGATTTGAACTTATCCAAGCTTGAAATGGTCAACCGACGTGaattataaaatcattttagTACGCCATTCAAATCATGAGGGTCAACCATGTTGCATTGCAAAGCGATCACCAACAGAACCATTTTGGATGGAGATTAATGCAAACACAGATATCAGTTACCAGTCATGAGTAAAGTGAATGTAAACCGgtgggacaaaaaaaaaaaagaaacaaagtaCATGGTCAAAAgatcagtgtaaatgcagccattTGTCTCTCTTCAACTAAAAACATATGCATCGTGTTAATTTACACAACGCCATTTTGTGTGCTTGAAAACACAAATTTTACCATCGTCtgtgtaaacaacaaaaacgtGAACTTTTGAAAACAGATATCATATGtctaggttcatctttgattactccttcagggtcggtcagaaatcttggagtaatctttgatgaccagctgtcctt
The window above is part of the Pseudorasbora parva isolate DD20220531a chromosome 23, ASM2467924v1, whole genome shotgun sequence genome. Proteins encoded here:
- the LOC137062386 gene encoding zona pellucida sperm-binding protein 3-like; the encoded protein is MEVLKGVLVVAVIVAFDLPDAWGSLSYSQSPRSMGPKSDPASRGPALSPPGLWNPLKVAQSPLGSASRGLAQDPFGLQEKQLLQGPVKPLDWKYPVVPEVQSELAVNFQLRQPVTPSSVAVQCGENRVLVEVQQDLFSNGHLIQPTGLSLGGCPVVGQDSQSKVLIFEYELQDCNSVQMMNEDELVYTFSLTYTPEALASTAITRTEGAVVGVQCHYQRLQNVSSNALRPTWVPYASTEIGEEALVFSLKLMMDDWSNQRPSYLYFLGGVINIEASVKQYNHVPLRVFVDSCVATQVPDVNSLPRYSFIENHGCFVDAKATASSSRFMPRSQADKVQIQLEAFRFQESSSPSIYITCVVKATLASAPSDAEHKSCSFTNGWFAADGNDQVCGCCDSTCGPDGGIAAAPYGGVQWEGKATLGPVVVQGQKKAPQ